ACCAATAGACTGCAGCACCAGTTGAGTGTGGAACCAATAGACTCCAGGatgtctccctgctctctcctcctgtccctgcTGTTGGCTGCAGCGCTGCAGTGTGAGCATGCCCAGTGCAGACGTGTACCGTGCTCCGACCGCTGCTGCTCCTTCGTAGAGGGCTTCCCCGTCAGACTGAAGGAGCTCCGCACCGCCTTCTCCACCATCAGAGACTACTACGTAAgtactctctctctgtacacTATACTACATATATAAGTACTACATATATACTATACTACCACCCTCATATATATGTGAAAATACTACCCTCATATATATGTgaatatactatactactaccCTTATATATATGTGAATATACTACATTACTATGTAAGTCAAGGGCATAACTTTGTGTTGGATATTGGGGGTCACTTGGTTCCAGTGTCAACTCTCTTTAGGGGGGTCCGGGGGCATGCCCCCCATGATagaaaaatctctctctctctctctatatatatatatatatatatatatatatatatatatatatatatatatagtggtaCAGAGAGGGCTCAGCTCTTTAGTCTCAATTCACTAAAATGCACCAAATACCCATTGAGGCATGTTGTTTGGTAAGCAGCGTGTCCTGGTGGAAATGACGGACAGACAACATGGTTCAATCTGCTTTGTCATCCTTTTTGAGCGCAGCCATGTCTTCAATCTCCATGACAACCAAATGAAATCGGAATGCAGGCAACGACATTTGTTACAGTCAGGCTTCAGGTCAAAGCCAAGACGAGGAGCTGAACTGGTAGTTCCAATCTGTGCGTGATGTAAATTGCCGTGTAATGTGCTTTACCAGACAGCCTGCCTTCTAAACTCTGATGACCTGTTGATCCTCTCCCTGTGCCTCAACATGGACagtgctctgcctctctctctctactgactGTCTCTGACCCCTGCCATGACAACCAAATGAAATCAGAATGCAAGCAACATCTGTTTTGTTATAGCACTAGGTAGTGATGGGACGACTGATGATGGGACGACTGATACCTGGTGCTCAGATGCGGTTTTCAAACACTACGGATCCGTCACAATGTAACGCTAGTTTCAAAGTAACATAATCCATTGATCAATGATGTCCGAAGCTTCGTTTGATCACGTGGTTGCAAAAATCCCATTGATTTTGCTGTGTGTTCCAGTGCTTACTGTGATTCCAAGTTCCTTTCAAAACACCGACTTGATACCGTACTTACAATGTAGTTATGATTTGTTCATGGAATGTCACCTGAACAGTAGCTCAACGGGTAGAGAGAAGATCTTGGGGACCAGAACACTCACTGACGACAATGAATTGGGTCAAATCCCAGCAAGATATATTACCTTGAAGAAAAAATTGTGACATCACACTTTCTGCGCATTGTTGTTCAAACCATTTGTTTAGTAAAGTAGAAGCTTCTGTCCAAAATAATGGAGTTATAGTTTCAGTTTTTGAGAGACTTGATGAATATTGTAGAAAGAAACGTAGATATATTAGccttcagtaagcatttcactgtaccattTACATCCACTATATCCTGTGCACGTGAtgaacaaactttgatttgatacaaAACAAGCATCAGGAAACAGAGTCTAAACTGGGCTGTTTGTTTTCTGCAGGAGGCTAATGACGAGCTGGAGACATCCCTGCTGGACGAAGGGATTCTACACCACTTGAAGGTGAGTTCACATTATTCTGTCTATTCTAACAGCAGGATAGAGTTTCCCCCTGATGTAAGAGTTAGAAGTGACATGAATATTAAGAAACTACCCTGATGGCTATACTAGTTAAATTGATGGCTATACTAGTTAAATTGATGGCTATACTAGTTATATTGATGGCTATACTAGTTATATTGATGGCTATACTAGTTATACTGATGGCTATACTAGTTATATTGATGGCTATACTAGTTATATTGATGGCTATACTAGTTATATTGATGGCTATAGTAGTTATATTGATGGCTATACTAGTTATATTGATGGCTATACTAGTTATATTGATGGCTATACTAGTTATATTGATGGCTATACTAGTTATATTGATGGCTATACTAGTTATACTGATGGCTATACTAGTTATACTGATGGCTATACTAGTTATATTGATGGCTATAGTAGTTATACTGATGGCTATACTAGTTATATTGATGGCTATAGTAGTTATATTGATGGCTATACTAGTTATACTGATGGCTATACTAGTTATACTGATGGCTATACTAGTTATATTGATGGCTATACTAGTTATACTGATGGCTATACTAGTTATATTGATGGCTATACTAGTTATATTGATGGCTATACTAGTTATATTGATGGCTATACtagttatactgtagtagttacaTGCCAAATAGTCTTGATTTTATTAACAGAGATTTTTGAAATCAACTTCCAATGTCCTCCAAGAGTTGCTGGATTTTTTCCTCAGTATAATTTCCTTATCTCTAGTTACGGTTAGTTATAATTTCCTTATCTCTAGTTACGGTTAGTCATCATTTCCTTATCTCTAGTTACGGTTAGTTATAATTTCCTTATCTCTAGTTACGGTTAGTTATAATTTCCTTATCTCTAGTTACGGTTAGTTAGTTActgttcctgtctctgtcagTGTGATATTAATGATGTTGTTTCCTCATCAGAGCCCCGTGGGGTGTCACGCTATGGACAGCATCCTGAAGTTCTATCTCGACACGGTGCTGCCCACCGCCATGaacaacagaacacagaacaacaACGACTTTAAATCTCCCATCGACTCCATCGGAAACATCTTCCACGAGCTGAAGAAAGAGATCGTCCAATGCGTAAGTAGACTGGCTCGATGCGTAGCCTGGCCCTATATAGTCTGGccctatatagtctggtcctataTAGTCTGGCCCTATATAGCCTGGccctatatagtctggtcctatatagtctggtcctatatagtctggtcctatatagtctggtcctataTAGTCTGGCCCTATATAGCCTGGCCCTATATAGTCTGGccctatatagtctggtcctataTAGCCTGGccctatatagtctggtcctataTAGtcctatatagtctggtcctattTAGTCTGGCCCTATATAGTCTGGccatatatagtctggtcctataTAGTCCAGTCCTCTTTAGtcctatatagtctggtcctataTTGtcctatatagtctggtcctataTTGtcctatatagtctggtcctataTAGtcctatatagtctggtcctataTAGtcctatatagtctggtcctataTAGtcctatatagtctggtcctattTAGTCTGGTCCTATTTAGTCTGGTCCTATTTAGtcctatatagtctggtcctattTAGTCTGGTCCTATTTAGTCTGGTCCTATTTAGTCTGATCCTATTTAGtcctatatagtctggtcctataTAGtcctatatagtctggtcctataTAGtcctatatagtctggtcctataTAGtcctatatagtctggtcctattTAGTCTGGtcctatatagtctggtcctattTAGTCTGGTCCTATTTAGTCTGGtcctatatagtctggtcctataTAGtcctatatagtctggtcctataTAGtcctatatagtctggtcctataTAGtcctatatagtctggtcctataTAGtcctatatagtctggtcctattTAGTCTGGTCCTATACAGTCTGGTCCTATTTAGTCTGGTCCTATACAGTCTGGTCCTATTTAGTCTGGTCCTATATAGtcctatatagtctggtcctataTAGtcctatatagtctggtcctattTAGTCTGGTCCTATACAGTCTGGTCCTATTTAGTCTGGTCCTATATCCTGTGAAAGTGTTCTGAGTGTATGATGTGAAAGTGTCTTGATGTGGTTTGGTTAAGGTCACAGGGATATTGTTGAGATGATATTTCCATGGTTGTGTTTCATGTCATTAAAGCTTTGTCAGGTTGTATGACATAGTAGCATATATAAACCTCGTCAGAAACCTCGGATTTAGGAGCCGGCCGGCGGTCTAACCCCAAAACACACAACACTGACACGGCTACTTCTTAACTTACACAGCATCCAACAAACCTAATGTTCCcacgctagagagagagagagagagagagagagagagagagagagagagagcgagagagagagagagagagagagcgagagagagagagagagagagagagagagagagaatgtgtgttttgtgttcCCAGTGTACTTTTGCAGTAGCCAGCACTCTGCGACCAATACTTCTGCATGGTGCAACAGTATACTACTATAACAATCCTAATCTCTCTCTACAGAGGAACTACTTCTCCTGTAAGAAACCGTTTGACATCAACGAGTTCATCTCCTCGTATGAGAAGGTAAGTCTTCTTCAGCCTCaacctctcagtgtgtgtgtgtgtgtgtgtgtgtgtgtgtgtgtgtgtgtgtgtgtgtgtgtgtgtgtgtgtgtgtgtgtgtgtgtgtgtgtgtgtgtgtgtgtgtgtgtgtgtgtgtgtgtgtgtgtgtgtgtgtgtgtgtgcgtgcgtgcatgcgtgcgtgcgtgtgtgtgcgtgtgtggttccTCTAACCTGAGTGTATGTTTTCTGTGTGTCTAGATGCAGGATAAAGGCCTGTATAAGGCAATGGGAGAGCTGGACCTACTCTTCAACTACATCGAGGAGTACCTGGTCTCTAAGAGACGCAAACACTGACCCCTGACCAATCAGAATTTGCCAGAGTTATGtggctaaccctaacctctaataACCTCCAAAGCCCAAACATCTGGGACTGTCTTTTTGTGGA
This is a stretch of genomic DNA from Oncorhynchus mykiss isolate Arlee chromosome 7, USDA_OmykA_1.1, whole genome shotgun sequence. It encodes these proteins:
- the il10 gene encoding interleukin-10 precursor; the encoded protein is MSPCSLLLSLLLAAALQCEHAQCRRVPCSDRCCSFVEGFPVRLKELRTAFSTIRDYYEANDELETSLLDEGILHHLKSPVGCHAMDSILKFYLDTVLPTAMNNRTQNNNDFKSPIDSIGNIFHELKKEIVQCRNYFSCKKPFDINEFISSYEKMQDKGLYKAMGELDLLFNYIEEYLVSKRRKH